The proteins below are encoded in one region of Helianthus annuus cultivar XRQ/B chromosome 2, HanXRQr2.0-SUNRISE, whole genome shotgun sequence:
- the LOC110926214 gene encoding trafficking protein particle complex subunit 3, giving the protein MAPAVPRSGDAIFANVERVNAELFTLTYGAIVRQLLTDLEEVEEVNKQLDQMGYNIGIRLIDEFLAKSNVTRCVDFRETAEVIAKVGFKMFLGVTASVSNWDTEGTCCSLILEDNPLVDFVELPDTCQGLYYCNILSGVVRGALEMVSMKTEVTWVRDMLRGDDAFELQVKLLKQVPEEYPYKDDE; this is encoded by the exons ATGGCTCCCGCTGTTCCTAGATCCGGTGACGCTATCTTCGCCAACGTTGAGCGTGTG AACGCTGAGTTGTTTACTTTGACCTATGGAGCGATAGTGCGACAGTTGCTTACAGATCTGGAAGAGGTCGAGGAAGTTAATAAGCAGCTCGATCAAAT GGGTTACAATATTGGAATCCGGCTAATTGATGAGTTTCTTGCGAAATCTAATGTGACTAGATGTGTTGATTTTAGGGAAACCGCTGAAGTCATTGCCAAG GTTGGCTTCAAAATGTTTTTAGGGGTAACTGCATCCGTGAGTAACTGGGATACAGAGGGAACTTGTTGCAGTCTCATTCTGGAGGATAACCCGCTTGTAGACTTTGTCGAGCTTCCAGACACCTGTCAAGGCTTATATTACTGCAACATTTTAAGTGGAGTTGTCAGGGGAGCTCTAGAGATG GTGTCGATGAAGACTGAGGTCACATGGGTCAGGGATATGCTTAGAGGAGATGATGCATTTGAGTTACAGGTGAAGCTTCTTAAACAAGTTCCAGAGGAGTATCCATACAAAGACGACGAGTAA